CGTGATGATGCCTTTGTAATAGATATAGGCAGTAATACCAGCTATCAATGCAGTTTGAGCGGCCGGGTAAACACCAATTATGTTAAGAATCGACATAATGAGAGTAGGCATGAAAGAGGCAACTAAAACAAGCTTAAAGTTCTGAGCAAAAGGAAGACGGACTCGGAACAGAAGTGATAAAATGTTTACGAATAAAGCCATAATGACTAGCTGTAGAAGGCCATCAACCAGTCCAACTAAGAGGCTTACAATTACCATCGGAATGAGTGTCAGCGCACTTAGCGAGCCAAAATCAGTCATCATCGCCTTCAAAGAAACATCGGTAAGACCTTCTAATAAATCGTAAGATAAATCAAAATCGGTAGCAGGAGTTGCAACTTTCAACTGGGAATCACCCATTAGAAAGGATAAGGGAGCACGTTTAATTGCCCGTTCAATCGTCAAAGAATCCGGCGCGTTTTCGGCATAAATCACGAGGTTAGCGGTGTCGGTTTTTACTAAAACGGACTGTTCAAGCTGATCTGCAAGAACTAATTTTCCATTTTCAATCACTAATTCGGGAATGCGTTCTGAAATAATTTGCATGTCAATTGCAATAGTTTCCAAAGTTTGCAAACTTGCTTTCAAATAAGGTGCGCCTATAATCATTCCGAATAGGACGAAAACGATTGTGGCTTTCTTTTTGGCAAGGGTAGTGACCCGCCAAAGATTCTCCGGGAACATAAAGACATCCCAGATTAATTTAAATATGAAAATAATAATCACACTCTTCTCTAAAAAATATAAATATAGCTTAGCGAAAAATACAAAAAAACGCAATCAGACAATTTTTTCAAGCAATAACTTTGTATTCTTCGAATTCAAATGGTACCATTAAGCTATCAGAATTAAATACAACATTACTGGGAGGAATTTTTAATGGCTTTTACATTACCAGAATTACCATATGCACATGATGCTCTTGTTCCACATATCGACGAGGAGACAATGCATTTACACCATGGCAAACACCATGCAACTTACGTGAGTAACGCAAACGCAGCTTTGGAGAAACATCCAGAACTAGCAGATAAGACAGTTGAAGAACTACTTGCTGACTTAAACGCTGTTCCTGAAGATATTCGTACAGCAATCCGTAACAATGCTGGTGGACATGCTAACCACTCACTATTCTGGGAAATCCTTTCTCCAAATGGTGGTGGCGAACCAACAGGTGAAATTAAAGAAGCGATTGAATCTGCTTTCGGCAGCTTTGAAGATTTCAAATCACAATTCGCTACTGCAGCAACGGGTCGTTTCGGATCAGGTTGGGCATGGTTAGTTGTTAACGATGGTAAGGTAGAAATTACTTCTACTCCTAACCAAGATAGCCCACTATCTGAAGGGAAAACACCAGTATTAGGCTTAGATGTTTGGGAACACGCATATTACCTAAATTACAAAAACGTTCGTGCTGACTATATTGCAGCATTCTGGAACCTTGTAAACTGGGATGAAGTGAACAAACGTTTTGCAGCTGCAAAATAAGTTCATAACTGAATAGTAACAAATCAAAAAGAGGCGGATCAGTGATCCTGCCTCTTTTTCTTGTCGATTAAGTAAAGGATACATGCAGAAAACAGCGATGTAAAAATGCCAATAGTCAGATAAGGTGTACGGTATGAAAGTGTGATTCGATGCTCGCCGGAAGTGATGTCCGTGGCCAATAAGCCGTCCAGAACCGGGAAAGTATCAACTGCTTTACCGTCAATTTCGATTGTCCATCCTTCCGAATAAGGAATAGATAGCATAAATATATCGGTATTATCCGTGACTGTAATCCGCCCATCAATTTTCGTCTGGCTGAAGGAATCAATTACCATTTGCCGATTAGCCATTTCATTCATCAACGAATTGAATTGGGTGAGGTTGAAGCGATAGAGATTTAAATCGCGAATGGTCAGCATTTCTTCTAGTAATTCAAAAGAAAATTCAACGGACTGGTTAGCAGTTCCACTCGCAAGATTGAAGACTTGATCCGTTCGATACGATTTATAGTAAGGGAAGCTTTCGCCGTTCAATCTAAAGTGAGTGTTGTCTTCATCGATTCGAGAGTCAACGACCATATAGTACGGCGCATCGCTCTTTGTTAAGAATTGGAAATCAATATAGGCCGGCTTGTCTTTGTCTGCCTTGGTATAGGTTTTGTTAAGAGCAGCGTTTTCGTTCGGACTTATATTTTGCGTTACCACTGTTTGGATATTTTCGACTAGATAAAAAGGCTCTGCAAAGGTATTCCGCGATAACGCACGTAAAATTTTCTCTTGATTAGCGATTGGCTCATCATCAACTAAGACGACTGACTTCATCTTATTAGGAGCTGTGAAGCCTAAGGAGAAGGCATTCGTATTTTCATAAACACTTGTTCGAAATGTCTCGTTTATTTTTTGATAATGGACTAAATCTGGGCGAAAAGCATTCGGACGAATATGATAATTTTCACTATTTTTCGTAAATTCTTCAGACATGACGTTATTATCGCCATAATACTTGATTCCGAAAAATGCATCTGTGAATAATGTGCCGGTTGAGTAGGAAATAACAAAACTACTTTCAGGAAAACCAAGGCGTCCAAAAAGCGTAGGAACTTCCGTCTCAAAAGTCGAGCTAAAATGTGAGGCACTCGGATAATTTGCTTGAAAGCTATCATTTTTAGAGCGTTGAAAGGTTTTCTCGATTCGATAGAACTCATTTTCTTGCGGTCGAATCGGCTCTATGAAATCATCCAAAACCGTTTGGTAATTATTAAATGGAGCCATATCAACATAACCCAAACGCGCTAAATCGATTGTAGCGTTGGCGCTCATTTCAACTACCGCGATAGTAACCAACGTGTAAGGAAGCCAGCGATATTTCATATCTTTCAATAATAATAAGACCAGAACCAATACCAATAAGAGAGTGGTTACCAATACTTGGATTGGTTCAAGAAATGAGAAATCTTGCTCCAATACATACAGAGCACTCGCTGTTTGCAAAACGAGTAGCGTCACTGCGAACCACAAGGGAATCGCTTTTGATTTATTTAAGCTACGGAAACCATTCAGAATAAAAAAGAAACATACGACAAATGAAAAGCGATACGGGTACCAAGCCGGGTTCTGAAAAGCATGCCATACTTTATTTAAAATATCGACATTCATGGAAATAATGAAGATGCCGGTGATAATAAATGCAGTCGCTCTTTCTTTCCAGTGAAATTGACGATTGAAGAAATAATAAAGAAAACTAACCAAAGCAATCGTCCCGATAAAAATATTTGGAAGACCAGAAGGCAACTGATCAAAATCAAAGGCACCTAAATATGTTTTCGATAAGATATCTGGAAAGGAATACTTAAACTTCCAATCCAATATCTGACTCGTATGCGCTGCTTTGCCACCTAATAGAGAAACGAAGTTTGGTATTAAGGAAAATGCAGCCATCCCCCCGCCGAGCAAAGAATAGCCTGCAAATTTTAAAAAACGATTCCCGAAAAAGGCCCATTTCTGTTTTTTTGAATAATCTTTAGTCAGATTTTGTTTGGCTAATGCAAAGAAGAAATATAGAACAAGGAAAAGACAAATCATATAGGTAAGATAATATTGTGAGAATAATGCAAGGGCGAGCATGATACTATAAAAATAACCTTTTTTACCAGAAATAATGTTCTCCAGACCCAGGACAATGAGTGGCAAAAAAACGAGGCTGTCGAGCCACATGACATGTAATTGATTGACAATTGTATATCCCATCAATGCGTAAGAAAGTGAGAAAAGAGGGACTAATAAATTTGACCCCTCGAATTTTTTTATTAGTAAATACGCAAAAGAAAGACCAGAAGAAGCAATCTTAATGAGCATCAGCAACATAATACCTACTGGCAAGAAGCGCTGCGGCATAAGTAACATGAGCAGGTTGAAGGGACTGTTCAAATAATAAGACCAGAGACCAACCATTTCGCCCCCAATCCCTTTAGCAAAGGAATAAAATAAGGCTTGCGGTTCATGTAAGAGTGTATGGCGATAATAACTAAAAAAATCAACATACTGTTGAGCTAAGTCAATTGTTAGGAGCGTTTCTTTCCCAAAAGGATAGACGCCCATCGCGATATAGATAATCAACATGATAGTAAACGGTAAGGCAAATGATATGAGCAGTAATTGTTTCTTGCTATATTTTTTATTTTCGTCGGACACCATCAAACGTTCCTCCTCCATAGTTACACTACAGTATAAAATAACATAGTTAAGAAAGTTTTGCATTTACGAGTTGCCGTTGAATTGAAACATCTTTTTGATATAATAGGGTATTGAAATTGGAAGAAACAGGAGTGTGTCTATTGGATAAAAAGAATCGCGAGAGTAATAAGTTTAAGTCGCATATACCGTTTCGGTTGAACCTTCTGTTCTTTATTGTTTTTGTCCTTTTTTCTGCCATAATTGTCCGTCTGGGCTTTTTACAAATTATCAGGGGAGAAGAATTTGAAGCAATTGTCAGGAGAACTGAAACAACAACCATAACGCAAACAGTCCCTCGTGGTCTCATTTATGATCGAAATGGAAATGTACTGGTTGGGAACGAAGCGCAGCATTCTATCACATATACACGTGGTACCAATGACAGTGCCTCTTCAATGGCAGAAACGGCCGTTATCCTAGCAGATATGATTACTGTTGACACAGAAAATATTACGGAACGGGATCGTAAAGACTACTGGGCAGCCGGTAACCGTGAAGAACTTTTAGAACGTTTGACAGAGGAAGAAAAGCTGCTTTCTGGTGCCGAAGTTTATGAGGCGGAGTTAGCGAAGATTACAGCAGAAGACATTTCTTTTTCAGGGAAAGAACTAGTAGCCGCCGCTATCTTCAAAAGTATGAATAGTGCGACGTCTCTTACAACTGTAAACATCAAAAACGTTGACGTAACAGAGCAGGAATTGGCAGTCGTTTCAGAAAACTTAATGAATCTTAAGGGCGTAGAAGTTTCTAAAGACTGGACACGTGTTTATCCGAATGGCGAATTGTTAGCAACCATTTTTGGAGGGGTTACTTCTGAAAAAACGGGGATTCCAACCAATCTGGTTGAAACTTATTTAGCGATGGGTTATGCACGAAACGATCGCGTAGGAAATGCGTACCTCGAACAGCAATATGAAACAGTATTACGTGGAACAAAATCCCGTTATGATACGGTTACGAATCAAGAAGGCGATATTGTTGCGACAACACAGACCTACGAGGGTAAGTCCGGCGATAACTTAGTGTTGACAGTGGATATCAAGTTTCAAAAAGAAATCGAAAAAATTGCGACTGACTTTCTGAATAGCCGTCAGGATTTATGGAACGATCGTGTTTATATCGTAGCACTGGATCCGCGAAACGGTGACGTTATCGGGATGGCAGGCAAGAAGATCGATGTAACCACCGGAGAAATTAGTGATAGTGTTCATGGTGTCTTGAACGAGAACTTTATTGTTGGTTCAAGTATGAAGGGTGCTACGGTGTTAGCAGGATATATGTCAGGTGTTATTGATTTCAATAATAATGTTCTGGTTGATGAGCCGCTAACCTTTAAAGGCCCACTTACAAAAAAATCTCTTTTCAACCCTTCTGGACGTATTGCCGTGAATGATATCCAGGCATTGGAAAAATCTTCGAACACGTATATGATGAAAATCGCAATGATGATTGGTGGACAAAACAGTTATACCTATCTAGAAGAACTATCAATGAAGCGTGATTATACACTTGATGCATTGCGTGGCTATTATGCGCAATTTGGTTTGGGAGTCAGAACGGGGATTGATTTACCGTCTGAATCAACAGGTTTCCTAGGTGTTCCAAATGAATCGGGGCAAGTATTGGATGAGTCATTTGGACAGTTTGATAACTATACACCGATGC
This genomic interval from Jeotgalibaca porci contains the following:
- a CDS encoding DUF1189 family protein codes for the protein MIIIFIFKLIWDVFMFPENLWRVTTLAKKKATIVFVLFGMIIGAPYLKASLQTLETIAIDMQIISERIPELVIENGKLVLADQLEQSVLVKTDTANLVIYAENAPDSLTIERAIKRAPLSFLMGDSQLKVATPATDFDLSYDLLEGLTDVSLKAMMTDFGSLSALTLIPMVIVSLLVGLVDGLLQLVIMALFVNILSLLFRVRLPFAQNFKLVLVASFMPTLIMSILNIIGVYPAAQTALIAGITAYIYYKGIITHVTRL
- a CDS encoding superoxide dismutase, yielding MAFTLPELPYAHDALVPHIDEETMHLHHGKHHATYVSNANAALEKHPELADKTVEELLADLNAVPEDIRTAIRNNAGGHANHSLFWEILSPNGGGEPTGEIKEAIESAFGSFEDFKSQFATAATGRFGSGWAWLVVNDGKVEITSTPNQDSPLSEGKTPVLGLDVWEHAYYLNYKNVRADYIAAFWNLVNWDEVNKRFAAAK
- a CDS encoding YfhO family protein; protein product: MVSDENKKYSKKQLLLISFALPFTIMLIIYIAMGVYPFGKETLLTIDLAQQYVDFFSYYRHTLLHEPQALFYSFAKGIGGEMVGLWSYYLNSPFNLLMLLMPQRFLPVGIMLLMLIKIASSGLSFAYLLIKKFEGSNLLVPLFSLSYALMGYTIVNQLHVMWLDSLVFLPLIVLGLENIISGKKGYFYSIMLALALFSQYYLTYMICLFLVLYFFFALAKQNLTKDYSKKQKWAFFGNRFLKFAGYSLLGGGMAAFSLIPNFVSLLGGKAAHTSQILDWKFKYSFPDILSKTYLGAFDFDQLPSGLPNIFIGTIALVSFLYYFFNRQFHWKERATAFIITGIFIISMNVDILNKVWHAFQNPAWYPYRFSFVVCFFFILNGFRSLNKSKAIPLWFAVTLLVLQTASALYVLEQDFSFLEPIQVLVTTLLLVLVLVLLLLKDMKYRWLPYTLVTIAVVEMSANATIDLARLGYVDMAPFNNYQTVLDDFIEPIRPQENEFYRIEKTFQRSKNDSFQANYPSASHFSSTFETEVPTLFGRLGFPESSFVISYSTGTLFTDAFFGIKYYGDNNVMSEEFTKNSENYHIRPNAFRPDLVHYQKINETFRTSVYENTNAFSLGFTAPNKMKSVVLVDDEPIANQEKILRALSRNTFAEPFYLVENIQTVVTQNISPNENAALNKTYTKADKDKPAYIDFQFLTKSDAPYYMVVDSRIDEDNTHFRLNGESFPYYKSYRTDQVFNLASGTANQSVEFSFELLEEMLTIRDLNLYRFNLTQFNSLMNEMANRQMVIDSFSQTKIDGRITVTDNTDIFMLSIPYSEGWTIEIDGKAVDTFPVLDGLLATDITSGEHRITLSYRTPYLTIGIFTSLFSACILYLIDKKKRQDH
- a CDS encoding penicillin-binding transpeptidase domain-containing protein, with protein sequence MDKKNRESNKFKSHIPFRLNLLFFIVFVLFSAIIVRLGFLQIIRGEEFEAIVRRTETTTITQTVPRGLIYDRNGNVLVGNEAQHSITYTRGTNDSASSMAETAVILADMITVDTENITERDRKDYWAAGNREELLERLTEEEKLLSGAEVYEAELAKITAEDISFSGKELVAAAIFKSMNSATSLTTVNIKNVDVTEQELAVVSENLMNLKGVEVSKDWTRVYPNGELLATIFGGVTSEKTGIPTNLVETYLAMGYARNDRVGNAYLEQQYETVLRGTKSRYDTVTNQEGDIVATTQTYEGKSGDNLVLTVDIKFQKEIEKIATDFLNSRQDLWNDRVYIVALDPRNGDVIGMAGKKIDVTTGEISDSVHGVLNENFIVGSSMKGATVLAGYMSGVIDFNNNVLVDEPLTFKGPLTKKSLFNPSGRIAVNDIQALEKSSNTYMMKIAMMIGGQNSYTYLEELSMKRDYTLDALRGYYAQFGLGVRTGIDLPSESTGFLGVPNESGQVLDESFGQFDNYTPMQLAQYAATIASKGTRYAPRLVKEIRRTESDGSLGKVELVKEPLIMNQVNVDPEAFERVHRGFWAVTHDVGSRSYNNFGNYPVGVAGKTGSGESFYQGEVKEIINETTTNSTYVAFAPYENPEIAVAVIVPYIRNESVLPAGDLVKATMDAYFGFN